A stretch of Polypterus senegalus isolate Bchr_013 chromosome 3, ASM1683550v1, whole genome shotgun sequence DNA encodes these proteins:
- the LOC120526673 gene encoding olfactory receptor class A-like protein 1 yields the protein MKASGFLILTIISIPANLIVCCAFLHNRFTEAKLLTADIILCNLAFTNLMVAFIRSIPQTLAGLGYLHFFDDDGCKVTIFCFRVFRGLSISLTCLLCVYQAVAVSPVTSLLAPLKTRIPQYLLYIIVFLYLLYCSTSVMTAVNAVSSLINNTIPPYTYNLEYCFVIYKDYYSYILVGFGVMCRDLVFIVLMTIMSGYILRLLYQHGQKVKNIRSSDRSQKERRAETKASKAVVTLVTLYVVFFGIDNIIWLYTITISKVSVLISDIRIFFATLYTSVCPIVVITTNPKIKGKFKLIKLKKEVQPTENSTCTE from the coding sequence ATGAAAGCTTCCGGCTTCCTCATCCTGACAATCATCAGCATTCCAGCCAACCTGATTGTCTGCTGCGCCTTCCTGCACAATCGCTTCACTGAGGCCAAGCTTCTAACAGCTGACATCATTCTTTGCAACCTGGCCTTCACCAATCTCATGGTAGCCTTTATTCGTAGTATTCCACAGACATTAGCCGGCTTGGGTTATCTGCATTTCTTTGATGACGATGGCTGTAAAGTTACCATCTTTTGCTTTAGGGTGTTCCGGGGCCTTTCCATTAGTCTCACATGCCTGCTTTGTGTCTACCAGGCAGTAGCTGTCTCACCAGTAACCTCTTTACTTGCCCCATTGAAAACAAGAATCCCCCAGTATCTGCTGTACATCATTGTATTTCTCTACCTACTCTACTGCTCCACGAGTGTTATGACTGCTGTTAATGCTGTTTCCAGCCTTATCAACAACACTATTCCTCCATACACATATAATTTAGAATACTGTTTTGTTATATATAAGGATTACTATTCATATATCTTGGTAGGTTTTGGTGTCATGTGCAGAGACCTTGTGTTCATAGTGCTAATGACCATCATGAGTGGCTACATCCTAAGGCTCCTCTACCAACATGGTCAAAAAGTAAAGAACATCCGCAGTTCAGATCGCAGTCAAaaggaaagaagagcagagactAAGGCTTCAAAGGCGGTGGTCACCTTGGTCACCCTGTATGTTGTCTTTTTTGGCATTGACAACATCATCTGGCTGTACACCATTACCATATCAAAAGTATCAGTTCTTATTTCTGATATCCGGATCTTCTTTGCAACCCTATATACTTCAGTATGCCCTATTGTGGTCATCACCACTAATCCAAAAATCAAAGGAAAATTTAAACTGATCAAGCTGAAGAAAGAAGTCCAGCCTACAGAGAACAGTACATGTACAGAGTGA